A single genomic interval of Lepisosteus oculatus isolate fLepOcu1 chromosome 12, fLepOcu1.hap2, whole genome shotgun sequence harbors:
- the neurod1 gene encoding neurogenic differentiation factor 1, giving the protein MTKSYTENSMMPESQSTSTWTDECISSQDEHELEKKNEEHESMSKDGDDDDEEELSRLEDDDDEEDEEEEEGDDQKPKRRGPKKKKMTKARLQRFKMRRMKANARERNRMHGLNEALDSLRKVVPCYSKTQKLSKIETLRLAKNYIWALSEILRSGKSPDLMSFVQALCKGLSQPTTNLVAGCLQLNPRTFLPEQSQEIPTHMQTASASFPVHPYAYQSPGLPSPPYGTMDSSHIFHVKPHSYGSALEPFFENALTDCTSPSFDGPLSPPLSVNGNFSFKHEPSSEFEKNYAFTMHYPAASLTGPQGHASLYSGSAPRCEIPIENIMSYDGHSHHERVMNAQLNAIFHD; this is encoded by the coding sequence ATGACAAAATCATACACCGAAAACAGCATGATGCCAGAGTCCCAAAGCACTTCGACCTGGACCGATGAATGCATAAGTTCTCAAGACGAACACGAGCTGGAAAAGAAAAACGAGGAGCATGAATCCATGAGCAAGGATGGTGATGATGACGACGAAGAGGAGCTTAGCAGGCTTGAAGATGACGACGATGAAGAAGatgaggaagaagaggaggGAGACGACCAGAAGCCCAAGAGACGCGGacccaagaaaaagaaaatgacaaaagcCCGGCTTCAAAGGTTTAAAATGAGACGCATGAAGGCTAACGCAAGGGAAAGAAACCGCATGCATGGGCTCAATGAAGCACTCGACAGTTTGCGTAAAGTTGTGCCGTGTTACTCGAAAACTCAAAAGCTATCTAAAATAGAAACACTGAGGTTGGCTAAAAATTATATTTGGGCTCTTTCTGAAATATTAAGGTCGGGTAAAAGTCCGGATTTGATGTCCTTTGTGCAAGCCCTCTGCAAGGGATTATCACAGCCCACCACTAATTTGGTAGCAGGCTGCCTTCAGCTGAACCCCAGAACGTTCCTTCCAGAGCAGAGCCAGGAAATACCCACACATATGCAAACAGCAAGTGCTTCCTTCCCTGTTCATCCATACGCTTATCAGTCCCCTGGTCTTCCCAGCCCTCCATATGGTACAATGGACAGCTCCCACATCTTTCACGTTAAACCACATTCATATGGAAGCGCGCTGGAGCCGTTCTTCGAAAACGCTCTCACGGACTGCACTAGTCCCTCCTTTGACGGACCTTTGAGCCCGCCCTTAAGTGTTAACGGAAACTTCTCCTTCAAACACGAGCCATCGTCTGAGTTTGAAAAGAATTATGCCTTTACCATGCATTACCCAGCTGCCAGTTTGACGGGACCACAGGGTCATGCTTCCCTTTATTCAGGCTCTGCACCTCGTTGTGAAATCCCCATTGAAAACATTATGTCATATGATGGACATTCCCACCATGAAAGAGTCATGAACGCCCAGCTAAACGCTATTTTTCACGATTAA